From a region of the Hyalangium minutum genome:
- a CDS encoding type I polyketide synthase, protein MAERQFRPIAIVGIGGVFPKAANPEAFWERLRTGPTAIRELSDRELRLDWYYNAERTEADRTYCKHAALLDELKLDSRKYRIPPKVAQDMHRTQLAFLDATAQALTDARAVIDRVAPERIGFTLGSLGGGLRPDTRVRTRLLDMQECLSRAMADSSLDPAVAAEVIAATARQIEQEMAGITEDEAIASFSSVWVGRAAKLFNIRGPHATVDAGYASTLAAIQTVSAQLNAGDCDVALAAGCSQLLTPHDLVAFSKLGGLSDSILAPFDRRANGTLLGEGVGVFVLRRLDDALARGETIYAVLRGIGAASDGRGKSLMAPNSRGQSLAMRRAYEEAGYGPASVQYVECHATGTILGDVTEFQSLKAVFGGQAAPGSIRLGSVKELTGHLQAASGAAGLMKATLALHHKFLLPQHSFQAPAEGIDFQQTPFYISNQGTPWPAPHHGPRRAAVSAFSFGGINYHLTLEEFSAEYHQHLARTLPAPQPAEPVAIVGLGGVFPQAENTQELWANLLGKRCAIGEIPSERAPIDRYLDPTRQSKVRPYTNLAGYIVDGSWPQEQVRVPPKMSSQIDRGHSWTMKAALQALADARVTRETVDPARVGVVMGYLPPLEREFQTQARVYYAEFDGRLAEQLKQRGVDDVTAARLRAAAEALYKSELPPITEDTLLGYLGSLAVGRVAHHLDFQGPMLMVECACASSLAALDIAMNQLRTGQCDLVLVGGMYASLGVDALSQCCSFGGLSQKGSFPFDARADGYITSEGAALLAVKRLSDAEAAGDRIYAVVRSVAGATDPKSASIWAPSSEGQVQAVRRAVEKAGVSPADVQYVEGHGTGTPVGDPIEIQTYQAVYGRAPTEEKIFLGSVKSNVGHLNSGAGAVALTKVALALHHKQIPPNIGFETPNPRIPWEQVSFQVPTEVQPWVLNGSGLRRAGVTSFGLGGTSFHAVVEEYQPKPRRDTVRVTGAEPAQSPFLGLSGTSRVHILQQVEQLLQRLGQEPGLDARGPLVETSLPCRLAMTLPRGPAARKALERARTLLAGTGEPSLPEQGIFFYDSRDPRQLHTGKVAAVFPGQGPQYANMIRALAAEYPVVARTISEADEAFVSMTGHPLSRTFWVPPGMEEAYRQDDDTVHAAVFVANVALYRLIRAQGIRVDVLLGQSAGEYAALAASGVLSFEHALRAVYRRTLAVTRLPIASPGRMISVSGDFDRLRQLLPQAGGYVTVAAENAPGQGIVAGEVQAVEFVTRWCRENGFEVRVLPVSHAYHTQIIAGAVPVFRGELEQLSWNAPELPVLSSVHGRYYASPVDARFMARHLALQYVLPLRFAQHVRQLHDEGTRLFIEAGPKWSLTAFIQATLKGLPYMAQASNHPKMGEVEQFHRLLAFSYAHRLLRE, encoded by the coding sequence ATGGCGGAGAGGCAATTCCGGCCGATAGCCATCGTCGGCATCGGTGGTGTATTCCCGAAAGCAGCCAATCCCGAGGCGTTCTGGGAGCGGTTGCGGACGGGGCCCACGGCCATTCGCGAGTTGAGCGATCGCGAGCTGCGGCTGGACTGGTACTACAACGCGGAGCGGACGGAAGCGGATCGCACGTACTGCAAGCACGCCGCGCTGTTGGATGAGCTGAAGCTCGACTCTCGGAAGTACCGCATCCCCCCCAAGGTCGCCCAGGACATGCATCGGACGCAGCTCGCGTTCCTGGATGCGACCGCGCAGGCGCTCACGGATGCGCGGGCCGTGATCGACCGTGTGGCTCCGGAGCGCATCGGGTTCACCCTCGGCTCGCTGGGAGGGGGGCTGCGCCCGGATACCCGTGTCCGGACGCGACTGTTGGACATGCAGGAGTGCCTCTCCCGGGCCATGGCCGATAGCTCCCTGGATCCGGCCGTGGCCGCTGAGGTGATCGCGGCGACCGCTCGGCAGATCGAGCAGGAGATGGCGGGCATCACCGAGGACGAAGCCATTGCCTCCTTCAGCAGCGTCTGGGTGGGGAGGGCGGCCAAGCTCTTCAACATCCGAGGTCCCCACGCCACGGTCGACGCGGGCTATGCCTCCACCCTGGCTGCCATCCAGACCGTCAGCGCTCAGCTGAACGCCGGAGATTGTGACGTCGCCCTGGCGGCGGGGTGCAGCCAGTTGCTCACTCCGCATGATCTCGTCGCGTTCAGCAAGCTCGGCGGCCTGTCGGACTCGATACTGGCCCCGTTCGACCGCCGTGCCAACGGGACGCTCCTGGGCGAGGGCGTTGGGGTGTTCGTCCTGCGGCGTCTGGACGACGCCCTCGCGCGCGGAGAGACGATCTACGCGGTGCTTCGCGGCATCGGGGCGGCTTCCGATGGCCGGGGGAAATCCCTGATGGCGCCCAACTCGCGGGGCCAGAGCCTCGCGATGCGCCGGGCGTACGAGGAGGCTGGGTACGGTCCGGCAAGCGTGCAGTACGTGGAGTGCCACGCCACCGGCACCATCCTGGGCGACGTCACCGAGTTCCAGAGTCTGAAGGCGGTGTTCGGCGGCCAGGCAGCGCCCGGGAGCATCCGGTTGGGCAGCGTCAAAGAGCTGACGGGCCACCTGCAAGCGGCCTCGGGGGCAGCCGGGCTCATGAAGGCCACCCTGGCGCTCCATCACAAGTTCCTGCTGCCTCAGCACTCCTTCCAGGCGCCCGCGGAGGGGATCGACTTCCAGCAGACCCCCTTCTACATCTCGAACCAAGGGACGCCCTGGCCCGCGCCCCACCACGGGCCGCGGAGGGCCGCCGTCAGCGCGTTCAGCTTCGGGGGCATCAACTATCACCTGACGCTGGAGGAGTTCTCCGCGGAGTACCACCAACACCTGGCGAGGACGCTCCCCGCGCCTCAGCCCGCAGAGCCGGTCGCCATTGTCGGGCTGGGCGGAGTCTTTCCGCAGGCGGAAAATACGCAGGAGCTCTGGGCGAACCTGCTGGGGAAGCGGTGCGCCATCGGTGAGATTCCGAGCGAGCGCGCCCCCATCGATCGCTACCTGGACCCCACCCGGCAGAGCAAGGTCCGGCCCTATACCAACCTCGCGGGATACATCGTCGATGGCTCCTGGCCACAGGAGCAGGTCCGTGTTCCGCCCAAGATGTCCTCGCAGATTGACCGGGGCCACAGCTGGACGATGAAGGCGGCGCTGCAGGCGCTCGCCGATGCCAGAGTGACGCGGGAGACCGTCGACCCGGCCCGGGTGGGGGTTGTGATGGGGTACCTGCCTCCGCTCGAGCGCGAGTTCCAGACCCAGGCCCGGGTGTACTACGCCGAGTTCGACGGCCGCCTGGCCGAGCAGCTGAAGCAGCGGGGTGTCGATGACGTGACGGCGGCGAGGCTCCGCGCGGCGGCGGAGGCGCTCTACAAGAGCGAGCTGCCCCCCATCACGGAAGACACCCTGCTGGGGTACCTGGGAAGTCTGGCGGTGGGGCGTGTCGCGCACCACCTGGACTTCCAGGGGCCGATGCTCATGGTCGAGTGCGCCTGTGCCTCCAGCCTGGCGGCGCTGGACATCGCCATGAACCAGCTGCGCACGGGACAGTGCGACCTGGTGCTGGTGGGCGGGATGTATGCGTCGCTCGGCGTGGATGCCCTGAGCCAGTGTTGCTCCTTCGGGGGCTTGTCACAGAAGGGCTCCTTCCCGTTCGACGCCCGGGCCGATGGCTACATCACGAGCGAAGGGGCGGCACTGCTCGCCGTGAAGCGCCTGTCGGACGCGGAGGCGGCGGGGGACCGCATCTACGCGGTGGTGCGCTCCGTGGCCGGTGCGACGGACCCGAAGAGCGCTTCCATCTGGGCGCCCTCTTCGGAGGGACAGGTCCAGGCGGTTCGCAGGGCGGTGGAGAAGGCGGGCGTCTCTCCCGCGGACGTCCAGTACGTGGAGGGCCACGGTACGGGGACACCGGTCGGCGACCCGATTGAGATCCAGACGTACCAGGCCGTCTATGGGCGAGCTCCCACGGAGGAGAAGATCTTCCTGGGCTCCGTCAAGTCGAACGTCGGCCATCTGAACTCCGGCGCAGGGGCCGTGGCGCTGACGAAGGTCGCGCTGGCGCTGCATCACAAGCAGATCCCCCCGAACATCGGCTTCGAGACTCCCAATCCGCGCATCCCGTGGGAGCAGGTGTCCTTTCAGGTGCCCACGGAGGTGCAGCCCTGGGTGCTGAACGGTTCGGGGCTCCGGCGGGCGGGGGTGACCTCCTTCGGGCTGGGAGGGACGAGCTTCCACGCCGTCGTGGAGGAGTACCAGCCGAAGCCGCGCCGCGACACGGTTCGTGTGACGGGCGCCGAGCCGGCGCAGTCGCCTTTCCTCGGGCTCTCCGGCACGAGCCGAGTGCACATCCTCCAGCAGGTGGAGCAGCTGCTCCAAAGGCTCGGTCAGGAGCCGGGCCTGGACGCCCGTGGCCCGTTGGTGGAGACGTCCCTGCCTTGCCGCTTGGCGATGACGCTGCCCCGAGGGCCGGCCGCGCGCAAGGCGCTGGAGCGGGCCCGGACGCTGCTGGCCGGGACGGGGGAGCCGAGCCTGCCGGAGCAGGGCATCTTCTTCTACGACAGTCGCGATCCCCGCCAGCTGCACACGGGGAAGGTGGCGGCGGTTTTCCCGGGGCAGGGCCCGCAGTACGCGAACATGATCCGCGCGCTGGCGGCGGAGTATCCGGTGGTCGCCAGGACGATCTCGGAGGCGGACGAGGCCTTCGTGTCGATGACGGGGCACCCTCTCTCCAGGACCTTCTGGGTGCCTCCTGGCATGGAGGAGGCGTACCGCCAGGATGACGACACGGTCCATGCGGCCGTGTTCGTCGCGAACGTGGCGCTCTACCGCCTCATCCGCGCCCAGGGCATCCGGGTGGACGTCCTGCTGGGGCAGAGCGCGGGGGAGTACGCGGCGCTTGCCGCGAGCGGAGTGCTCTCCTTCGAGCATGCGCTGCGCGCCGTCTACCGGCGCACCCTCGCCGTGACCCGGTTGCCGATCGCTTCTCCCGGCCGGATGATCAGCGTCAGTGGCGACTTCGACAGGCTTCGCCAGCTCCTGCCCCAGGCCGGTGGGTATGTGACCGTGGCCGCGGAGAACGCCCCCGGCCAGGGCATCGTCGCGGGAGAGGTTCAGGCCGTCGAGTTCGTCACCCGGTGGTGCCGCGAGAACGGGTTCGAGGTCCGGGTGCTCCCCGTGTCCCACGCGTACCACACGCAGATCATCGCCGGCGCCGTCCCGGTCTTCAGGGGGGAGCTGGAGCAACTTTCCTGGAACGCTCCGGAGCTTCCGGTCCTCTCCAGCGTCCACGGTCGCTACTACGCGTCGCCGGTGGACGCGCGGTTCATGGCCAGGCACCTCGCCCTGCAATACGTCCTGCCCCTCCGGTTCGCACAGCACGTGCGCCAGCTGCATGACGAGGGGACGCGCCTCTTCATCGAGGCCGGGCCCAAGTGGTCCCTCACCGCTTTCATCCAAGCCACGCTGAAGGGCCTGCCCTACATGGCCCAGGCCAGCAATCACCCCAAGATGGGCGAGGTCGAGCAGTTCCACCGCCTTCTCGCGTTCAGCTACGCCCATCGTCTGCTTCGCGAATAG
- a CDS encoding SDR family NAD(P)-dependent oxidoreductase, which translates to MNVVDQEAVQQELVAALAQRTGYVPELFGPHVGLVDDLGLTPAEVQDAVASVERKLRLPLGSQVQGATVAAIARSLMKHPDPGAPVDMDLEITLEQVLAFVDDRAARNDRPVLETVLVETRGALARLDAAAGPVLALTPPPPAPVAEAVKPAAAQPEASADGVMKLLVGALVERTGYPAEMLEADLDLEADLGIDTVKQVESFAIARVHLGVAKDENFRLRDYNTLRKMVQYLASKAPGAAAPPVVAAAVVSPPPVSPQAQVAAVRPQAATAAAIPPSATVPPPGGAPAVDAIVELLRAAMAAKTGYNLDVLQPQLDLEVDLGIDTITQVEVFAHARMTYGVERDDKFRVRNYNTLQKMADYLVARASGKPAAVAAPAPVAEAVKPTPVAEAVKPAAAQPEASADGVMKLLVGALVERTGYPAEMLEADLDLEADLGIDTVKQVESFAIARVHLGVAKDENFRLRDYNTLRKMVQYLASKAPGAAAPPVVAAAVVSPPPVSPQAQVAAVRPQVAAALPLPPVVGAPVGPAVQVVQAFLVSALQEKTGYNIELIQPDLDLEVDLGIDTVTQLEAFVMAREKFGVARNEKFRVRNYNTVRKMAEYLVSNARDGVATPAAEVAPPQAPATGKSTLGLEEIRRFIAQCEARGDTASLRRLAAHLEGRLQAPLQAVTPPAQLAGKRYEVIPVELAAQVSTENIAHLKGKTIGISTDAQGSYKALAQLLEAAGAQVVVLYAGPAAGDGVSQDWRQPESVGRSLKELQATRPLDGLILLHTTAPAPKLTEQDASAWANTLNTFSLGLYQSGLAVYDRINELPGGGWYLVATAGGGLFGHANAQGRIPLAGAAGGFVKCLKRELPDARCKVVDLDPQDASQWARHIWNELVSADRDIEVGYTGGRRYVFRDIETPLATGAQLMSIKPGSVVVVSGGGRGVVYPCAKLLAKATGARVIITGRTVPPQGNEEWLKVPEAELPAYRMAFIKRYMAEHPGKTPVQARRVFESDVANRRELHRNLEDCRSQGISLEYKVCDMTDQNAVRALLAGVRREYGRIDGIVHGATIEESKSLPMKSSDMFVRTLASKAHLWHLLAQETWNDDLQFFITFGSGSGRYGNKGQTDYSLANYLVAKAGLVYGSLRPGVRSVTIDWPVWVGAGIVENNADYQERLRAMGICVIHIDEGAYWFVDELLRGGTAGEVVIADDRTFETLGWPRHEKEALRVTGKEAGGTRYAI; encoded by the coding sequence ATGAACGTCGTTGATCAGGAAGCAGTTCAGCAGGAGCTCGTGGCCGCCCTGGCCCAGAGGACCGGGTATGTGCCCGAGCTCTTCGGGCCTCACGTCGGCCTCGTGGATGACCTCGGGCTGACCCCCGCGGAAGTCCAAGACGCAGTCGCCTCCGTCGAGCGGAAGCTCCGGCTTCCGTTGGGCTCGCAGGTTCAAGGCGCGACGGTGGCGGCCATCGCGAGAAGCCTCATGAAGCACCCAGACCCTGGAGCACCCGTCGATATGGATCTTGAGATCACGCTGGAGCAGGTGCTGGCCTTCGTTGATGACCGCGCGGCGCGAAACGACCGCCCCGTTCTGGAGACCGTCCTCGTGGAGACGCGGGGGGCGCTCGCCCGGCTGGATGCCGCGGCGGGCCCCGTCCTCGCGCTGACGCCCCCGCCCCCCGCCCCCGTGGCCGAGGCCGTGAAGCCTGCGGCCGCGCAGCCGGAGGCCAGCGCGGACGGGGTGATGAAGCTGCTGGTGGGTGCGCTGGTGGAGCGCACGGGTTACCCGGCGGAGATGCTCGAGGCCGACTTGGACCTGGAAGCGGACCTGGGCATCGACACGGTCAAGCAGGTGGAGTCGTTCGCCATAGCGCGGGTGCATCTGGGCGTGGCGAAGGATGAGAACTTCCGCCTGCGCGACTACAACACGCTGCGCAAGATGGTGCAGTACCTGGCGAGCAAGGCTCCTGGGGCAGCGGCACCGCCCGTGGTTGCGGCAGCGGTGGTCTCGCCTCCGCCCGTCTCGCCTCAGGCGCAGGTGGCAGCCGTGCGACCGCAGGCGGCGACAGCTGCGGCGATTCCTCCCTCCGCGACAGTTCCTCCGCCGGGGGGCGCGCCGGCCGTGGATGCCATCGTGGAGTTGCTCCGGGCCGCGATGGCCGCGAAGACGGGCTACAACCTGGACGTCCTCCAGCCCCAGCTGGACCTGGAGGTGGACCTGGGCATCGACACCATCACCCAGGTCGAGGTCTTTGCCCACGCGCGCATGACCTATGGCGTCGAGCGCGACGACAAGTTTCGAGTGCGCAACTACAACACGCTCCAGAAGATGGCGGACTACCTGGTGGCCAGGGCCTCTGGGAAACCCGCCGCCGTCGCGGCTCCCGCGCCCGTGGCCGAGGCCGTGAAGCCCACGCCCGTGGCCGAGGCCGTGAAGCCCGCGGCCGCGCAGCCGGAGGCCAGCGCGGACGGGGTGATGAAGCTGCTGGTGGGTGCGCTGGTGGAGCGCACGGGTTACCCGGCGGAGATGCTCGAGGCCGACTTGGACCTGGAAGCGGACCTGGGCATCGACACGGTCAAGCAGGTGGAGTCGTTCGCCATAGCGCGGGTGCATCTGGGCGTGGCGAAGGATGAGAACTTCCGCCTGCGCGACTACAACACGCTGCGCAAGATGGTGCAGTACCTGGCGAGCAAGGCTCCTGGGGCAGCGGCACCGCCCGTGGTTGCGGCAGCGGTGGTCTCGCCTCCGCCCGTCTCGCCTCAGGCGCAGGTGGCAGCCGTGCGACCGCAGGTGGCGGCGGCTCTGCCTCTCCCCCCGGTCGTGGGCGCGCCCGTGGGGCCGGCCGTGCAGGTGGTGCAGGCCTTTTTGGTTTCGGCACTCCAGGAGAAGACCGGCTACAACATCGAGCTCATCCAGCCGGATCTCGATCTGGAGGTGGACCTGGGGATCGACACCGTCACCCAGCTTGAAGCCTTCGTCATGGCTCGGGAGAAGTTCGGGGTGGCGCGGAACGAGAAGTTCCGAGTGCGCAACTACAACACCGTACGGAAGATGGCGGAGTACTTGGTCAGCAACGCGCGGGACGGTGTCGCGACCCCGGCCGCCGAGGTGGCCCCTCCGCAGGCACCCGCTACCGGCAAGAGCACGCTCGGGCTGGAGGAGATCCGCCGCTTCATCGCACAGTGCGAGGCCCGAGGGGATACCGCCTCGCTGCGGCGGCTGGCCGCGCACCTCGAGGGGCGGCTGCAGGCTCCCCTCCAGGCGGTGACTCCGCCCGCCCAGCTCGCCGGCAAGCGGTATGAGGTCATCCCGGTGGAGCTGGCCGCGCAGGTGAGCACGGAGAACATCGCTCACCTGAAGGGCAAGACCATTGGTATCTCCACGGATGCCCAGGGCTCCTATAAGGCGCTGGCGCAGCTGCTGGAGGCGGCGGGGGCCCAGGTGGTCGTCCTGTACGCGGGGCCGGCAGCGGGTGACGGGGTGTCGCAGGACTGGCGGCAGCCCGAGAGCGTGGGCCGAAGCCTGAAGGAGCTCCAGGCGACTCGGCCCCTCGACGGACTCATCCTCCTGCACACCACGGCGCCCGCTCCGAAGCTGACGGAGCAGGACGCCTCGGCTTGGGCCAACACCCTCAATACCTTCTCGCTGGGGCTGTACCAGAGTGGGCTCGCCGTCTACGACCGCATCAACGAGCTGCCCGGCGGCGGGTGGTATCTGGTGGCCACCGCGGGCGGTGGGCTCTTCGGGCATGCCAACGCCCAGGGGCGCATCCCTCTGGCGGGTGCCGCCGGTGGCTTCGTCAAGTGCCTGAAGCGGGAGCTGCCGGACGCGCGCTGCAAGGTCGTGGATCTGGATCCCCAGGACGCGTCCCAGTGGGCCCGGCACATCTGGAATGAGCTGGTCAGCGCCGATCGCGACATCGAGGTGGGGTACACCGGAGGCCGGCGCTACGTCTTCCGGGACATCGAGACGCCCCTGGCGACGGGAGCGCAGCTCATGTCCATCAAGCCCGGCTCTGTCGTGGTGGTCTCGGGAGGAGGCCGTGGGGTCGTCTACCCTTGCGCGAAGCTGCTGGCGAAGGCCACCGGTGCCCGCGTCATCATCACCGGGCGCACGGTTCCCCCTCAGGGCAACGAGGAGTGGCTGAAGGTGCCCGAGGCGGAGCTGCCCGCTTACCGGATGGCCTTCATCAAGCGCTACATGGCGGAGCATCCGGGGAAGACCCCGGTGCAGGCTCGCCGGGTCTTCGAGTCCGACGTGGCCAACCGGCGGGAGCTGCACCGCAACCTCGAGGACTGCCGGAGCCAGGGTATCTCGCTCGAGTACAAGGTCTGTGACATGACGGACCAGAACGCGGTTCGGGCCCTGCTGGCGGGGGTGCGTCGCGAGTACGGACGCATCGACGGCATCGTGCATGGGGCGACCATCGAGGAGTCCAAGAGCCTTCCGATGAAGTCCTCGGACATGTTCGTCCGGACGCTGGCCTCCAAGGCGCACCTCTGGCACCTGCTGGCGCAGGAGACTTGGAACGACGATCTCCAGTTCTTCATCACCTTCGGCTCGGGCAGCGGCCGCTATGGCAACAAGGGCCAGACCGACTACTCCCTGGCCAACTACCTCGTCGCCAAGGCGGGGCTGGTCTATGGCTCCCTGCGGCCCGGGGTGCGGAGCGTGACGATCGACTGGCCCGTGTGGGTCGGTGCCGGCATCGTGGAGAACAACGCGGACTACCAGGAGCGCCTGCGCGCCATGGGCATCTGCGTCATCCACATCGACGAAGGGGCGTACTGGTTCGTCGACGAGCTCCTGCGCGGCGGCACGGCCGGCGAAGTCGTCATCGCGGACGACAGGACCTTCGAGACCCTGGGCTGGCCTCGCCACGAGAAGGAGGCGCTCCGGGTTACCGGCAAGGAGGCTGGCGGAACCCGCTATGCCATCTGA
- a CDS encoding C45 family autoproteolytic acyltransferase/hydolase yields MPSDSSASLPLLVLSGSPYEVGRQHGSLMREEIAYAVSVEDEAIRPMLGKIGVSDQTMRQRMAALGALLPADVHEEVRGISDASGISRETILYHTLVLDILSGAPIGCSQFAVFGRATVDGKVIHGHNLDVPYPSLAKFLRPVCIVYRREGCIPYVSITFWPVALGVCSGMNAEGLSLGVNVPVAPLDPRVFYPLTFQNREVLSRARTLEEARAVLEGTQRGGSWNLMLTHRSGQALVWEQVGPHSGQYAAHPEQDFVVSTNHLRVAHKAAQGHEAVALEMLQDMQEDSIHRYRRLEQLVRGSWGDIRLDTAVGFLRDCGESASAPSPSMRTICRADNALSMVYEPATLTLDLAAGAMPAALASRRRLQLGPLFNTSAPEVGEATRPMAAEQGTFPMQGTARERGCWARTFALQEDVYLMEHRVNGIPVLPGAAAIEWLAEVAAAEGEGEVAEVREVWLEKFIRVRPERPTEAYVRTVRKGEVLAVSSYADLLNPRGAVLRPDVLHYRGEVRLGPRPQRKIAAGFGAARGVDGELPFSRSYVKDAYFHVGPPFRIVDWISYPGPREAIASLHVPEPAGYFASVPWARFWLDPFVLDGCFQLAGTLGILHNLRAPVPQGVGRLVLGRTPLPGERLWCRARLDREVGELLYYDFTLWDAEERICLEAHDYCSISVDVYTPEQKAFFRKSLDPAGALYPQAGRGAAHA; encoded by the coding sequence ATGCCATCTGATTCGTCCGCGTCCCTCCCGCTGCTGGTGCTGTCGGGCTCTCCCTATGAGGTGGGCCGGCAGCATGGCTCCCTCATGCGGGAGGAGATCGCTTACGCCGTTTCGGTCGAGGACGAGGCCATCCGTCCCATGCTGGGGAAGATCGGCGTGAGTGACCAGACCATGCGGCAGCGCATGGCGGCGCTCGGGGCGCTGTTGCCTGCGGACGTCCACGAGGAGGTTCGCGGGATCTCCGACGCGAGCGGCATCTCACGCGAGACGATTCTCTACCACACGCTTGTCCTGGACATCCTGTCGGGCGCCCCCATTGGGTGCTCCCAGTTCGCGGTCTTCGGACGCGCGACGGTGGACGGGAAGGTCATCCACGGTCACAACCTGGATGTCCCGTACCCCTCCCTGGCGAAGTTCCTGCGCCCCGTCTGCATCGTCTATCGGCGCGAGGGGTGCATCCCGTACGTGTCCATCACGTTCTGGCCTGTGGCGCTGGGCGTGTGCTCCGGGATGAATGCTGAAGGGCTGAGCCTCGGCGTGAACGTCCCGGTCGCTCCGCTGGATCCGCGCGTGTTCTACCCCCTGACGTTCCAGAACCGGGAGGTCCTGTCCCGGGCGCGCACGCTGGAAGAGGCCCGTGCGGTGCTGGAGGGCACGCAGCGCGGTGGGAGCTGGAACCTGATGCTGACACACCGCTCGGGCCAGGCGCTGGTCTGGGAGCAGGTGGGGCCTCACTCCGGCCAGTACGCGGCCCACCCCGAGCAGGACTTCGTCGTCTCCACCAATCACCTGCGCGTCGCGCACAAGGCCGCCCAAGGGCACGAGGCCGTGGCCCTGGAGATGCTGCAGGACATGCAGGAGGACTCCATTCACCGCTATCGGCGCCTGGAGCAGCTCGTCCGTGGGAGCTGGGGCGACATTCGTCTGGACACGGCGGTCGGGTTCCTGCGCGACTGTGGGGAGTCCGCGAGCGCGCCGTCACCGTCGATGCGCACCATCTGCCGGGCGGACAACGCCCTGAGCATGGTCTATGAGCCCGCGACGCTGACGCTGGACCTGGCGGCGGGAGCCATGCCGGCGGCGCTGGCCTCGCGGCGGCGGTTGCAGCTGGGGCCCCTGTTCAACACCTCCGCTCCCGAGGTGGGTGAGGCCACGCGCCCCATGGCGGCGGAGCAGGGCACATTCCCCATGCAGGGGACGGCGCGGGAGCGCGGATGCTGGGCCCGCACCTTCGCACTCCAGGAGGATGTCTATCTCATGGAGCATCGGGTCAATGGCATTCCCGTGCTGCCCGGCGCCGCGGCCATCGAGTGGCTCGCCGAGGTCGCTGCGGCCGAGGGGGAGGGCGAGGTCGCCGAAGTTCGCGAGGTGTGGCTGGAGAAGTTCATCCGGGTCCGGCCCGAGCGTCCGACGGAGGCCTATGTCCGCACCGTTCGGAAGGGGGAGGTGTTGGCGGTCTCCTCCTACGCCGACCTGTTGAATCCCCGCGGCGCCGTGCTGCGGCCGGACGTGCTGCACTACCGCGGCGAGGTGCGGTTGGGACCGCGCCCGCAGCGGAAGATTGCGGCGGGGTTCGGAGCGGCCCGCGGAGTGGACGGGGAGCTCCCCTTCAGCCGCTCCTACGTGAAGGACGCCTACTTCCACGTGGGTCCTCCGTTCCGCATCGTCGATTGGATCAGCTATCCAGGACCGAGGGAGGCGATCGCGAGCCTGCATGTCCCCGAGCCGGCGGGCTACTTCGCCTCGGTTCCCTGGGCTCGCTTCTGGCTGGATCCCTTCGTCCTTGACGGCTGCTTCCAGCTCGCTGGCACGCTGGGCATCCTCCACAACCTGAGGGCGCCCGTCCCTCAGGGGGTGGGCAGGCTGGTCCTGGGCCGGACGCCGCTGCCGGGCGAGAGGCTCTGGTGCCGCGCGCGGCTGGACCGGGAGGTGGGAGAACTCCTGTACTACGACTTCACCCTCTGGGACGCGGAAGAGCGGATCTGCCTGGAGGCTCACGACTACTGCTCCATCAGCGTGGATGTCTATACGCCCGAGCAGAAGGCGTTCTTCAGAAAATCTCTGGACCCGGCGGGTGCGCTCTATCCGCAAGCCGGGAGAGGGGCTGCGCATGCCTAG